The window TGCAATGTCCGGTGGGGAATGTAGTATCACAAACGGCGCGGACTGACAGGAACACATGCAAACGAAGTAGGAAGCATAGATGGATGGGCGCCCTTTGGTGGTTCAGTAGAGCTTCTACGTGTCAGCAAGCGGTCCAGAGCTTCACAATACTCTCGAGTCAGTGTCGGAATTGCGCATGGCTTGGTATTGGATCGTTGCAGggtccaagtacaagtatatgaggtgtacatgtatggacGAACGGTGCATACCATTTGTTGCGTATCATTGATCATTGGGCATGCCAATTTCAGCAACACGGCATCTCGATACTGCATAACAGACTCGTCCACTGACAAGTAGGTATACGTatattgcatgtacacggTGCATCAACCCCATCCATCGTCACAAGACCTGTCAgcaatactagtagtaggccgGAGAGTCGACGCGGACTTTGAACCGATTATTGCAACTCACCAACAGGCAATCTGCAACGGATAATCCACGGATCAAAGATGTGGCGGTGCTCTGGATTCAGCTGCGCTATACTGTTTGTggacatgtaagtacttacaacctGCGTATCCCTCTGATGatcttgtactgtacttagtaagtattactgtactttaagtacggaggactgtacttaagtactgtacggagtactccgtaggtgggTGTACGCCCAATAGGTGTTCATACACCAAGACTCGTCCACACTCAGTcagtccaagtacttgcaagtacttgtacgctaCCAGGACTGTATATAGATAAGCAACGCTGCatgcacttacatgtacatggccATTCttgaaagtacatgtacatctaaTTGTTAATTATGAATATGTGcaaataagtacttatacaggTAAGAtcttacagtacttgtcctTCACAATAATACCCCGTCCTCCGGACGCTCAACGTCCGCGAGTACAAGTTGGAAAAGATAAccttgcacgtacttacatgtacttgtacttcaGCACTGGCAGTGCTTCCGCAATGGCAAATCGAGATCCTTTGCACGTGAACGCGCCCCTCACTCCCCTCCATAATCCCCAAATCCCCATCAGCCACCTCTGGAGGCCATCTCGAATGGGGAGCCAGGATCCGCGCGACCGCGTGCCGACAGTGTGTCACCCTCCCTCGAATTTGTTGACAAGACATGAGACCACGACACAAGCCGACGACATTCCTGCGCCACAACTAACCGTTCGACAATTCCCAACAGCCGTCTCCATACTCTAAACTCATTTTCGACACTTTTcgttcgtcgccgtcgtccaccATCACCTCCATACACTCTCATCCGTCCTTGTTCTTCGTCCCATCCTCGACATCCCCAACATCTGCGGCACCTCTCTGCATCTCCCTCTGCACATAGCGGCTGCGCTACGGAGGGCTCCCTCTGCACATAGCGGCTGCGCTACGGAGGGCTCCCTCTGCACATAGCGGCTGCGCTACGGAGGGCAAGACGACGCGGAGAGCATGGTCGAGCGCGAGCTTCCCTGACGAGAGAGAATCTGCTTCTGGGAACACATGCGACCAACCTCGAGAGCGGGCGGAGTCGTGGAGCGCATTTAGGACTCGCTGAACGGAAGGAAAGGAAAGCCCTCGTGCACAGTGCTTGTGCGGAGACGACCAACTTCGCAGGGGGGCCAGACTAGGTCCCCTCGGACCTTCCTTCAACCATGGCTCCTCCCGGCGGCGGAAACATCAAGGTGGTGGTGAGGGTCAGGCCCTTCAACGGACGAggtacgtcgtcggcccgtCATCATGGTAGGCGTCTTTGCGGGGAGGCAAGTGCTGACCGAATCTCGCTTCCGGCTTCTAGAAATCGACCGTAGATCAAAATGCATCGTCGACATGAAGGACAACCAAACCGTCCTGACGCTACCCGACGGCCATGCGGGCGTCAAAGGAGCCAAGGACGGCGGAGCCAAGACGTTTGCTTTCGATAGATCATACTGGTCCTTCAACAAGGACGACGCCAACTACGCCGGCCAGTCGAGCCTcttcgacgacctcggcggtcCGCTGCTGGACAACGCCTTTCAGGGGTACAACAACTGCATCTTCGCCTACGGCCAGACCGGTTCGGGGAAATCCTATTCCATGATGGGCTACGGCAAGGAGGTCGGCATCATCCCCAACATTTGCCAAGAAATGTTCGGGCGAATCGATGCCAtccaggccgacggcaccacCAAGTGCACCATCGAAGTCTCCTACCTCGAAATCTACAACGAGCGCGTCCGCGATCTGCTCAATCCTTCGACCAAGGGAAACCTCAAAGTGCGAGAGCATCCGTCGACGGGCCCCTACGTCGAGGATCTCGccaagctcgtcgtcggaagcTTCCAGGAAATCGAGAACTTGATGGACGAAGGAAACAAGGCGcggacggtggcggcgaccaACATGAACGAGACGTCGAGTCGAAGCCACGCCGTCTTCACCATCATGCTCACCCAGAAGAAGCTTGACGTCGAGACCAAGATGGAGATGGAAAAGGTGGCCAAGATTAGCCTCGTCGACTTGGCCGGTTCCGAGAGGGCCACCTCGACGGGCGCCACCGGCGCCCGCCTGAAGGAGGGCGCCGAAATTAACCGATCCCTCTCGACCCTCGGCCGTGTCATTGCCGCCCTGGCCGACTTGTCGACCGGGAAGAAGAAAAAGGGCCAGAGTCAGGTCCCGTACCGAGATAGCGTCCTCACCTGGCTGCTTAAGGActcgctcggcggcaacAGCATGACGGCCATGATTGCGGCCATCAGCCCCGCCGACATCAATTACGACGAAACGCTCAGCACCTTGCGATACGCCGACTCCGCCAAGCGCATCAAGAACCATGCCGTCATCAACGAGGATGCCAACGCGCGCATGATCAGGGAACTCAAGGAGGAGCTCGCCCTCTTGCGAGGGAAGCTCGGAGGCGGCtccaccgccggcggcccgGGATCGCTGCCGGGCGAGAcgtacgacgacggcacaCCTCTGGAGAAGCAGATGGTCAGCATCACGGGCCCGGATGGCGTCGTCAAGAAAGTCTCCAAGGCCGAGATCGCCGAGCAGCTGAGCCAGAGCGAGAAGCTGCTCACCGACCTCAACCAAACGTGGGAGCAGAAGCTGCAGAAGACGGAAGAGATCCAAAAGGAGCGCGAGGCAGCCTTGGAGGAGCTCGGCATCAGCATCGAAAAGGGCTTCATCGGCCTGCACACGCCCAAGAAGATGCCGCATCTGGTCAACCTGTCCGACGACCCCCTCCTGGCCGAGTGCTTGGTGTACAACGTCAAGCCCggaacgacgacggtcggaAACGTCGACACCAACGCCGACCACCAGGCCAACATTCGCCTCAATGGAACCCGAATCTTGCACGACCACTGTACCTTTGAGAACGCTTcggacggcaccgtcaccgtcattcCCGGCGAGGGGGCCTCCGTCATGGTCAACGGCAAGCGGGTTGCCGAGCCGACCCAGCTTCACTCCGGCTACCGAATCATTCTGGGAGACTTTCACATCTTCAGGTTCAACCATCCCATGGAGGCGAGGGCCGAGCGGGCCGAGGTTGGCCAGAGCCTGCTGCGGCACACCGTCACCGCGAGCCAGATTCAAACGTTGGACCGAGCCTCCCCAAGCCCCTCGCCCCGGCTGGGTCACGAACGGTCGTTCAGCAGGGCCTCGGATGCGCTTGACTCTCAGCCCGACTCCCCGAGTCCCTTCCTTCGAAATGGCAGAGACTCGGACTGGTCGCTTGCCCGGCGGGAGGCTGCCGGAGCCATCCTCGGGACGGACCAAAACCTGGCGAGCATGACGGATGAAGAGCTCAACGCCTTGTTCGAAGAGGTTCAACGGGCACGCGCCGAGCGTGTTAATGGCCGagaagatggcgacgacTCCGAATCGGCCACTTCCTGCCAGCTCCGAGAAAAGTACACGTCTGTTGGAACCTTTGACAACTTCTCTCTCGACACCGCCCTCACCATGCCGTCGACACCAAAGCaagtcgaggccgaggagaggcTACGAGAAGTGCGGGAGGAAATGCAGAGCGAGCTAGACCGCCAGAAGGAGGAATTCCAAGCACAGctcaagacggccgaggcggcgaacGTGGAGGTGGAAGAGATTCGCCAGGAAAAGGCGAAGATGGAGACGGCCCTCGAGGAGTTGAAGGAGGACATGCAGAGGCAGCTCGTCATCCAGCGCAAGCAGTTCGAGGACAAGATTGAGAAGCTCGACCCCCTCAAAAGACCGCGCCCGAGCCAGAAGCTGTCCGATTCCGAGATCGGACTCGCCAAGGAGGCCGTCAAGGTGTGGCAGGGCCGGCACTATGTCAAGATGGCCGAAGCCGTCCTCCAGCACGCCGCGATTCTCAAAGAGGCCCAAATCATGAGCAACGAGCTCAACGGAAGCGTCGTCTTCCAgtttgccgtcgtcgatgtcggaCACGGCGTTTGTTCCTCCTACGACATGGTCCTCAACGGCTTGAATGGAGAGGGTGACGATCCCGCGCTGGAAGAGGCTCGCAAGCCTTGCATCGGCGTCCGCGTTATCGACTACAAGCACAACGTAGTCCATCTTTGGAGCATCGAGAAGCTCCACGACCGCGTTCGGCAGATGCGGCAGATGCATCAGTACCTCGACCAGCCGGAGTATGCCCAACATCTGAGTCTCGACAACCCGTTCGTCGAAACTTGCATGCCATCCTACACCCTggttggcgaggccgacgttcCTCTCAAGG of the Drechmeria coniospora strain ARSEF 6962 chromosome 01, whole genome shotgun sequence genome contains:
- a CDS encoding kinesin, translating into MVGVFAGRQVLTESRFRLLEIDRRSKCIVDMKDNQTVLTLPDGHAGVKGAKDGGAKTFAFDRSYWSFNKDDANYAGQSSLFDDLGGPLLDNAFQGYNNCIFAYGQTGSGKSYSMMGYGKEVGIIPNICQEMFGRIDAIQADGTTKCTIEVSYLEIYNERVRDLLNPSTKGNLKVREHPSTGPYVEDLAKLVVGSFQEIENLMDEGNKARTVAATNMNETSSRSHAVFTIMLTQKKLDVETKMEMEKVAKISLVDLAGSERATSTGATGARLKEGAEINRSLSTLGRVIAALADLSTGKKKKGQSQVPYRDSVLTWLLKDSLGGNSMTAMIAAISPADINYDETLSTLRYADSAKRIKNHAVINEDANARMIRELKEELALLRGKLGGGSTAGGPGSLPGETYDDGTPLEKQMVSITGPDGVVKKVSKAEIAEQLSQSEKLLTDLNQTWEQKLQKTEEIQKEREAALEELGISIEKGFIGLHTPKKMPHLVNLSDDPLLAECLVYNVKPGTTTVGNVDTNADHQANIRLNGTRILHDHCTFENASDGTVTVIPGEGASVMVNGKRVAEPTQLHSGYRIILGDFHIFRFNHPMEARAERAEVGQSLLRHTVTASQIQTLDRASPSPSPRLGHERSFSRASDALDSQPDSPSPFLRNGRDSDWSLARREAAGAILGTDQNLASMTDEELNALFEEVQRARAERVNGREDGDDSESATSCQLREKYTSVGTFDNFSLDTALTMPSTPKQVEAEERLREVREEMQSELDRQKEEFQAQLKTAEAANVEVEEIRQEKAKMETALEELKEDMQRQLVIQRKQFEDKIEKLDPLKRPRPSQKLSDSEIGLAKEAVKVWQGRHYVKMAEAVLQHAAILKEAQIMSNELNGSVVFQFAVVDVGHGVCSSYDMVLNGLNGEGDDPALEEARKPCIGVRVIDYKHNVVHLWSIEKLHDRVRQMRQMHQYLDQPEYAQHLSLDNPFVETCMPSYTLVGEADVPLKAVFESRVQDFSLDVHSPYTSHAIGIVKLSLEPSHARAPTNTLKFNVVVHELVGFAEREGTEVHAQLYIPGTSEEDGVTTTQMIQDFDEGPVRFESVHNMSVSVFAPLGTTLRLAIFANISVMHLDKLLSWDDMRDAGPMGDGKKSSRISESQFFTQEKHDLLARVQIMELNEVGEYQPVEVTQTSELDTGTFQLHQGLQRRIGINISHSSGEALPWGDVTAVRVGRIRLVDSAGKTPDMNSKEAHVALKLSSNPIFRENANGTRSITIYAQWDSSLHNSLLLDRVTVDKYRVQMTIFWEVSSDKLAEPMKFAQKVCVQILSRNFVRQTSVFSSLFQNVRFVRSSSGIFTLTMRPAPVKRVGDLWRMNSQHEYVKGEENLSSWTPRGVSLVSDFILAKKKRKRTAEIGVMHACLNKMGVDASAVHTLPKKELGTKKGLTINTVVPDVDDDVLNDTPDTSQMPTFEDDEDMAEDPQEETIKVDANESLVKKPEYDEGETELLERCLNLWKRYPDPLSSILSPANTAPPLSGIAPESPPPSLITTIIRVPKNPKVLKGGYLLVPNSDSTRWVKRFVELRRPYLHIHSATGGDEVAIVSLRNSRVDSQPGVLGILHGPEGGDESPAQGQHGIQDLSSGHRRTSSGRVISTIWTGIGGTGSASLGGSGPQRLSERMQSAVFAIYGTDNTWLFAARSERDKVDWIFRIDQTYLANSESNPNSGVMSPRSQY